One segment of Panicum virgatum strain AP13 chromosome 1K, P.virgatum_v5, whole genome shotgun sequence DNA contains the following:
- the LOC120698382 gene encoding uncharacterized protein LOC120698382 isoform X1, translating into MMGAPQLADMVASKKNDYVRVLVSVLDSKNLPAKLSVVIGDRWFEFPVKVESIIPGVESFVETSIDGDKDGNTGDGNSMSGDVMRDQDNHKEGNGSANNQSDMDIAKEHTGQEDQRDAALPVNYESMAHDILDFVTGQLFEEIADKVLAEDDGPLVAPATAATADSSSVAAASTLLAVGEELQEGCEDLSLFTPPVVRHSAEMAAAACLGPQKNKVDRPVTPAELSPVAMLEELQEMPTRRTSKRRANSLDEHSLDRAQRLTAMRNLDVPKDSFQGHTLGKDVGDTSQGGGLGHHLSSMSGLGINCYGDLCEAWVAV; encoded by the exons ATGATGGGGGCTCCTCAGCTAGCTGATATGGTTGCTTCAAAGAAGAATGATTATGTACGGGTTTTAGTTTCTGTTCTGGACTCAAAAAATCTGCCAGCGAAACTAAGTGTTGTGATCGGCGACCGTTGGTTTGAGTTCCCGGTTAAAGTTGAGTCCATAATCCCTGGGGTGGAATCTTTCGTGGAAACATCCATTGATGGGGATAAGGATGGCAACACTGGGGATGGTAATTCGATGAGTGGAGATGTTATGAGAGATCAAGATAATCATAAAGAAGGTAATGGTTCAGCAAACAATCAGTCAGACATGGATATCGCTAAGGAGCACACTGGCCAAGAAGACCAAAGGGATGCTGCTTTGCCAGTTAATTATGAATCAATGGCACATGATATTTTGGATTTTGTGACTGGGCAACTTTTTGAGGAGATAGCGGATAAGGTCTTAGCGGAGGACGATGGGCCGCTAGTCGCACCTGCCACAGCTGCTACCGCTGACTCCTCCtctgttgctgctgctagcACTCTGCTGGCCGTAGGGGAGGAGCTGCAGGAGGGGTGTGAGGACCTCAGCTTGTTCACTCCTCCGGTAGTACGACACTCGGCAGAGATGGCTGCAGCTGCCTGTCTTGGGCCACAAAAGAAcaag gTGGACCGCCCGGTTACTCCGGCAGAGTTGTCTCCTGTGGCTATGCTCGAGGAGCTGCAGGAAATGCCAACAAGACGCACCAGCAAGCGAAGAGCTAATTCTCTGGATGAACATTCTCTAGATAGAGCACAAAGATTGACGGCTATGCGAAATTTGGATGTGCCAAAAG ATTCTTTTCAGGGCCACACACTTGGTAAGGACGTGGGCGATACTTCACAAGGAGGAGGATTGGGACACCATCTCAGTAGCATGTCAGGCCTTGGAATCAACTGCTATGGAGATCTTTGCGAGGCATGGGTGGCAGTTTAG
- the LOC120698371 gene encoding uncharacterized protein LOC120698371: MQSSADKGLRVGGERILCRRSNLSLHMGKGKSGGSVGWVMHEYTVAAPPCPSPVKICHIAFTGHGRKRKRVPDGQEDYPSEHASRRARVEAAAACGCSSGEMQMLGPDSGEVVPASGDEERSQLVLTGGDIFPQSPLLGSSDFLGFPSTASANAEQYQELEQQVPSTQEEEEQVMMPQLMVQQSGMVEQLSAGELEFWSSIGVDVQSTNCAEQEFWSSNGVDSNSVVPGIGDMAGDNQDQQEFWSSFTADVQSNCTVPDRQRLLHHLLGG; encoded by the coding sequence ATGCAGAGCAGCGCCGACAAGGGCctgcgcgtcggcggcgagaggaTCCTCTGCCGCAGGAGCAACCTCAGCCTGCACATGGGCAAGGGCAagagcggcggcagcgtgggGTGGGTGATGCACGAGTAcaccgtcgccgcgccgccgtgcccgtcgCCCGTCAAGATCTGCCACATCGCCTTCACCGGCCACGGCAGGAAGCGGAAGCGCGTGCCGGATGGCCAAGAAGACTACCCCAGTGAACACGCGTcccggcgcgcgcgcgtcgaggccgcggcggcctgTGGCTGTTCTTCTGGGGAGATGCAGATGCTCGGTCCTGACTCCGGCGAGGTGGTGCCCGCTTCTGGAGATGAAGAGCGCTCGCAGCTCGTCCTGACCGGCGGTGACATCTTCCCTCAGAGTCCTCTTCTCGGAAGCAGCGATTTCCTGGGCTTCCCCTCCACAGCGTCAGCCAATGCGGAGCAGTACCAAGAGCTGGAGCAGCAGGTGCCGAGtacacaggaggaggaggagcaggtcaTGATGCCACAGCTGATGGTCCAACAATCTGGCATGGTGGAGCAGCTTTCTGCAGGGGAACTGGAGTTCTGGAGCTCGATTGGGGTCGATGTTCAAAGCACCAACTGTGCTGAGCAGGAGTTCTGGAGCTCGAACGGGGTCGACAGCAACAGCGTGGTCCCAGGCATCGGCGACATGGCAGGAGATAACCAAGACCAGCAGGAGTTCTGGAGTTCGTTTACGGCTGATGTCCAGAGCAACTGCACGGTGCCAGACAGGCAGAGGCTACTGCATCACTTGCTAGGAGGGTAG
- the LOC120698382 gene encoding uncharacterized protein LOC120698382 isoform X2, protein MMGAPQLADMVASKKNDYVRVLVSVLDSKNLPAKLSVVIGDRWFEFPVKVESIIPGVESFVETSIDGDKDGNTGDGNSMSGDVMRDQDNHKEGNGSANNQSDMDIAKEHTGQEDQRDAALPVNYESMAHDILDFVTGQLFEEIADKVLAEDDGPLVAPATAATADSSSVAAASTLLAVGEELQEGCEDLSLFTPPVVRHSAEMAAAACLGPQKNKVDRPVTPAELSPVAMLEELQEMPTRRTSKRRANSLDEHSLDRAQRLTAMRNLDVPKGPHTW, encoded by the exons ATGATGGGGGCTCCTCAGCTAGCTGATATGGTTGCTTCAAAGAAGAATGATTATGTACGGGTTTTAGTTTCTGTTCTGGACTCAAAAAATCTGCCAGCGAAACTAAGTGTTGTGATCGGCGACCGTTGGTTTGAGTTCCCGGTTAAAGTTGAGTCCATAATCCCTGGGGTGGAATCTTTCGTGGAAACATCCATTGATGGGGATAAGGATGGCAACACTGGGGATGGTAATTCGATGAGTGGAGATGTTATGAGAGATCAAGATAATCATAAAGAAGGTAATGGTTCAGCAAACAATCAGTCAGACATGGATATCGCTAAGGAGCACACTGGCCAAGAAGACCAAAGGGATGCTGCTTTGCCAGTTAATTATGAATCAATGGCACATGATATTTTGGATTTTGTGACTGGGCAACTTTTTGAGGAGATAGCGGATAAGGTCTTAGCGGAGGACGATGGGCCGCTAGTCGCACCTGCCACAGCTGCTACCGCTGACTCCTCCtctgttgctgctgctagcACTCTGCTGGCCGTAGGGGAGGAGCTGCAGGAGGGGTGTGAGGACCTCAGCTTGTTCACTCCTCCGGTAGTACGACACTCGGCAGAGATGGCTGCAGCTGCCTGTCTTGGGCCACAAAAGAAcaag gTGGACCGCCCGGTTACTCCGGCAGAGTTGTCTCCTGTGGCTATGCTCGAGGAGCTGCAGGAAATGCCAACAAGACGCACCAGCAAGCGAAGAGCTAATTCTCTGGATGAACATTCTCTAGATAGAGCACAAAGATTGACGGCTATGCGAAATTTGGATGTGCCAAAAG GGCCACACACTTGGTAA